The Candidatus Hydrogenisulfobacillus filiaventi sequence CCCTACGTGCTGTTCTGGGTCGCGGTGGCGCTGTTTGCGGTGGTGGTGGGGATGCGGCGGGTAACGGGCCGCCACCGCGTGCGGCGCGTGCCGGCCTGGACGGGGGGCGCCCTGCCGGCCGGGCCTCCGTTCGTGTTCAGCGCCGAGGGGATGGTGCACCCCCTGCGCCTGGCCTTCGCGGCCTTCTTTGGCCTGCGGCGGTGGCGCGAGGAGCGGGACGAGGCCCGCTACTACCGGCACACCGTCGTCTACCGGCTGGAGGCCCACGTCTACGCCCCCCTGGTCCGGGCCGCGCGGGCGCTGGCGCGGGTGCTGCGCTCGGTGCAGTCCGGGGACGTGAACTGGTACCTCGGCCTGCTCCTGGTAGCGGTCACCGGGGCGCTGCTGGCGTTCAACCTGGGCTGGCTGCCCTGACAGCGGCCGCCGGCGGGCGGGGTCCGGCACGCGGGCCCCGCCCTTTCTGTGCGCTGGCCCCGCCCGGGGGAGCCGGGCTGGGAGCGTAGGCTGGAAGGGCACAGACCCCGGACGGGCGGGAACGAGGGGTAGGGAACGCAGGGCAGGCGAAAATCGGGCCGACCTGCGCCTACCTGCGTCTACGGGGGCGGGGCCTGGCAGGAGACCGACCGGCGGTTTGCGGTGGTGAACCCGGCCAGCGGGGCGGTGGTGGCGGAGATGACCGACGCCGGCCCGGGGGCCCCGGGGGCGGCCCGGGAAGCGGTGGCCGCCGGGTCCCTAGCCCGGCTGATGGCGTCGGAAATGGGCAAGCTGCTCCGCGAGGCGCGGGCCGACGTGCAGTGCGCAGCCCGGTTTGTGAAGTGGTACGCGGAGGAGTGGAACGGCATCGCGCCGGGCGCATTACCGGCGCGCTGCAATTGCCGGCGCACCTGCCGCGAGAACGGGCCCCGACCGGCGCGCGCCCTATGGCTTCCTCCCCCGGCCTTTTCCCTGGAGGACCCAGGGCTTCCGTTTTTGCGAGTGCATCGACCCCTGCTGCGGCGGCCATGCCTCCGCCGTCCCTAAAGAGCGCCATGGGGGGCCGCATGCGGTGGTGGTCACCATTGAGGGCCGTGTGCCGGCCGGATCCCGCAGGGCGGATGTCCGATTCGTCCCGGGCGGGCAGGCGGTTTAACCCGGGTCCGGGGCGTCAGCTGGGCCACGGTCCTGGTGCTGGCAACCCCGGCCTGGCAAGAACGGCTCCTCTCTCGGATTGCATGGAAGAGTCTCGCGGTTTAGCGGCGCGGCGGAATGTTCGCCCGGCAGGGCCAATGCCGCCCGGGGGCCGGTAAGCCCACCCTACCTGACGACGTGACCGCGGCGGATGCCGCAGGGCCTGCGAGACCCTGCACCCCGCCCAACCCAGGGCCGTCAGGCCCACTGCCACCCATATCACCGTGAGATCTTATAACCGCCGATAGCCGCTTGATGGGCTATGGGCTATCAGTACTTACC is a genomic window containing:
- a CDS encoding protein of unknown function (Evidence 5 : Unknown function) produces the protein MVNPASGAVVAEMTDAGPGAPGAAREAVAAGSLARLMASEMGKLLREARADVQCAARFVKWYAEEWNGIAPGALPARCNCRRTCRENGPRPARALWLPPPAFSLEDPGLPFLRVHRPLLRRPCLRRP